A genome region from Cutaneotrichosporon cavernicola HIS019 DNA, chromosome: 5 includes the following:
- a CDS encoding uncharacterized protein (Catalyzes the radical-mediated insertion of two sulfur atoms into the C-6 and C-8 positions of the octanoyl moiety bound to the lipoyl domains of lipoate-dependent enzymes, thereby converting the octanoylated domains into lipoylated derivatives): MLLTSALDTARTASARRLIARAATASSSRCLATATDGAPEATPKRRFPKLDDGLTLGDFVSGEPLPDPESPSDDRSDFWPRLPSFLKHPIPRGKSYTSIKQDLRGLGLHTVCEEAKCPNIGECWGGGKGTATATIMLMGDTCTRGCRFCSIKTSRAPPPLDIHEPENTAEAISRWGLGYIVLTSVDRDDLVDGGAAHIASTISKIKQKAPKILVEALTPDFAGKGEETIAMVATSGLDVFAHNVETVERCTPFVRDRRANFQQSLDVLITAKRSAEAAGKEILTKTSIMLGVGEHPDEITEALKRLREAEVDVVTFGQYMRPTKRHMKVDRYVEPDEFAKWKQVAEEMGFLYVASGPLVRSSYKAGEFFIENVLKKRRAAAAERATAELSAAGAKADEVSV, encoded by the exons ATGCTCCTCACCTCGGCCCTCGACACCGCCCGAACAGCGTCCGCACGACGCCTCATCGCCCGTGCC gcgaccgccagctcgtcgcgatGCCTCGCCACAGCGACCGACGGCGCGCCAGAGGCCACGCCGAAGCGGCGATTCCCCAAACTCGACGACGGGTTGACGTTGGGTGACTTTGTCTCTGGCGAGCCCCTGCCGGACCC TGAGTCCCCCTCTGACGATCGGTCTGACTTCTGGCCCCGTCTGCCGTCCTTCCTGAAGCACCCGATCCCGCGCGGCAAGTCGTACACTTCCATCAAGCAGGAcctgcgcggcctcggcttGCACACTGTgtgcgaggaggccaagtgCCCTAACATCGGCGAGTGCTGGGGTGGCGGCAAGGGCACGGCGACTGCCACCATCATG CTCATGGGTGACACGTGCACGCGTGGCTGCCGATTCTGCTCGATCAagacgtcgcgcgcgccgcctccgctgGACATCCACGAGCCCGAGAacacggccgaggccatctcgcgctgGGGTCTGGGGTACATTGTCCTGACGTCTGTTgaccgcgacgacctcgtcgacggtgGTGCGGCGCACATTGCCAGCACGATTAGCAAGATCAAGCAGAAGGCGCCAAAGATccttgtcgaggcgctcacCCCTGACTTTGCaggcaagggcgaggagacgatTGCGATGGTCGCGACTTCGGGCCTCGACGTGTTTGCGCACAACGTCGAGACGGTTGAGCGGTGCACGCCGTTTGTGCGTGACCGCCGCGCCAACTTCCAGCAGTCTCTTGACGTTCTCATCACTGCCAAGCGTTcggccgaggctgccgGCAAGGAGATCCTCACCAAGACTTCTATCAtgctcggcgttggcgagcacCCGGACGAGATTACggaggcgctcaagcgtCTCcgtgaggccgaggttgatgtGGTCACGTTCGGCCAGTACATGCGCCCGACCAAGCGTCACATGAAGGTCGACCGGTATGTCGAGCCCGACGAGTTTGCCAAGTGGAAGCAggttgccgaggagatgggcTTCCTTTACGTCGCGTCGGGTCCTCTGGTTCGCTCGTCCTACAAGGCTGGCGAGTTCTTCATCGAGAATGTCCTCAAGAAGCGCCGTGCGGCGGCTGCTGAGCGCGCCACGGCCGAGCTCTCTGCCGCCGgtgccaaggccgacgaggtctCTGTCTAG